In one Bacillus thuringiensis genomic region, the following are encoded:
- a CDS encoding phage scaffolding protein, with protein sequence MEYVKQATALKFFVGQVQKTPKFPLRLDLQFFSDGGGSGDDPDKKPGGTDDPSKTFTQEELDEIVKKRLERERSKSAEKYGDYDNVKAKLAEYEKAEEERKKQEMTEIERLQAEKEEADKKALEASEAAQKAQEKANTRILNTEIKSMARALDANDPGDVLALLDKSTIQLDENGNYQGVEEAVNALKESKPWMFKKVVGADAAGGANPGTNPRANEILALEKELEEAKTKALKDSKYTGEVTRIYNKLLEAKSKK encoded by the coding sequence ATGGAATACGTAAAACAAGCTACAGCATTAAAATTTTTTGTAGGACAAGTACAAAAAACACCTAAGTTCCCACTTCGATTAGACCTACAGTTTTTCTCCGATGGTGGCGGTTCTGGGGATGATCCAGACAAAAAGCCTGGGGGTACTGACGATCCGTCAAAAACTTTTACGCAAGAAGAACTAGATGAAATTGTTAAGAAGCGCTTAGAACGTGAACGTAGTAAATCCGCTGAGAAATATGGTGATTACGATAATGTGAAAGCGAAATTAGCAGAATACGAAAAAGCTGAAGAAGAGCGTAAAAAGCAAGAAATGACGGAAATTGAACGTTTGCAGGCTGAAAAAGAAGAAGCTGATAAAAAGGCATTAGAAGCTTCCGAAGCAGCACAAAAAGCGCAAGAAAAAGCAAATACACGTATTCTAAATACGGAAATTAAGAGTATGGCACGTGCTTTAGATGCGAATGATCCAGGTGATGTATTGGCGCTTTTAGATAAATCGACCATTCAACTTGATGAGAATGGAAATTATCAAGGAGTTGAAGAGGCTGTTAATGCGCTAAAGGAAAGCAAACCTTGGATGTTCAAGAAAGTTGTAGGAGCAGATGCAGCTGGTGGTGCGAATCCAGGAACAAATCCGAGAGCGAATGAAATTCTTGCTTTAGAAAAAGAGCTGGAAGAAGCGAAAACAAAAGCGTTAAAAGATTCAAAGTATACGGGCGAGGTAACTCGTATTTATAACAAGTTGTTAGAAGCAAAATCGAAGAAATAA
- a CDS encoding phage portal protein, whose protein sequence is MRVQGDRNFMNPVEIVMPVRTALGDSEWTRIMSEVRLYERYEGDLNVWSDYKKPDNLDYEPTKIQLDYPQKIVNMIAAWQFEKEPKVTVPPDVIDDPALMIQSGYEPSKEQQAENSRAKAKERLLTWVWDDNRMHEKLLAAAKDRAISKTGVYARIHYDKRRGEFKIIWHPSTEVIAKYSDWDIDQLEEVHFIAWLDEEQTKMWKLSYYLVWHEEAGEYDCEIEEAIYNGDLEKQEDRVERSSMGIDFIPVVPVPTEKLSKRTTGYSELEKTIKLSDEIDKKMSDYSDALRFEMFAITLLTNVDEDPKNPLQVAPGAKWDLGDGAEETGEPSAKKLESGFRFKETIEAYLDRLQKRLHEKAEVPMVNTADMNTGGINDMAVQLLFSNIISKTQRSWVIWQSRLQTLNEYILRYMKARKDDSKFKYDKEMLAKVDNYYASKIIFGLPLPQDQKSLIEQLGDEISNEIESIKGAITRSGKENAEQKFMEIMQERMLKRQSQDPYNEK, encoded by the coding sequence ATGAGAGTACAAGGTGATCGTAATTTTATGAATCCAGTAGAAATTGTAATGCCGGTTCGTACCGCGCTCGGTGATTCTGAGTGGACACGCATTATGTCTGAGGTTCGCTTGTATGAGCGTTATGAAGGAGACTTAAACGTATGGTCTGATTATAAAAAACCAGACAATCTCGACTACGAACCTACGAAAATACAACTTGATTATCCTCAAAAAATCGTAAACATGATTGCAGCATGGCAATTTGAAAAAGAACCGAAAGTAACAGTTCCTCCTGATGTGATAGACGATCCAGCTCTTATGATTCAATCAGGATATGAACCTAGTAAGGAGCAACAAGCAGAAAACAGTAGAGCGAAAGCGAAGGAACGGCTATTAACATGGGTTTGGGATGATAACCGAATGCATGAGAAGTTATTAGCAGCAGCAAAAGATAGGGCTATTTCAAAAACTGGTGTGTATGCTCGGATTCATTACGATAAACGTCGCGGTGAATTTAAGATTATTTGGCATCCATCAACAGAAGTTATCGCAAAGTATAGCGATTGGGATATAGACCAGCTGGAAGAGGTTCATTTTATTGCATGGCTTGATGAAGAACAAACGAAAATGTGGAAATTATCGTATTACTTAGTTTGGCATGAAGAAGCTGGTGAGTACGACTGTGAAATTGAAGAGGCGATATACAACGGTGACTTAGAAAAACAAGAGGATAGGGTTGAGCGCTCATCAATGGGCATCGATTTTATTCCCGTTGTACCAGTGCCGACTGAAAAGCTCAGTAAGCGAACTACAGGCTATAGTGAACTTGAAAAAACAATTAAGCTTTCTGACGAAATAGATAAAAAGATGTCTGATTACTCAGATGCGTTGCGTTTTGAAATGTTTGCTATTACATTGCTAACGAATGTAGATGAGGATCCAAAGAATCCACTTCAAGTAGCACCAGGTGCGAAATGGGATTTAGGTGATGGTGCGGAAGAGACCGGTGAACCAAGTGCTAAGAAATTGGAAAGTGGATTTAGATTTAAAGAAACTATCGAAGCGTATCTGGACCGATTGCAGAAACGCCTACACGAAAAAGCAGAGGTACCGATGGTGAACACTGCTGACATGAATACGGGCGGTATAAATGACATGGCGGTACAGCTTTTATTCAGTAATATCATTTCAAAAACACAACGCTCATGGGTGATATGGCAGTCCCGTCTACAAACCTTAAATGAGTATATTTTACGTTATATGAAAGCTAGGAAGGATGACTCCAAATTCAAATACGATAAAGAAATGTTAGCAAAAGTAGATAACTATTATGCTAGTAAGATTATTTTCGGTTTACCGTTACCGCAAGATCAAAAATCACTTATCGAACAGTTAGGCGATGAAATTTCAAACGAAATCGAATCAATTAAAGGTGCGATTACGAGAAGTGGTAAAGAAAATGCGGAACAAAAGTTCATGGAGATTATGCAAGAGCGGATGTTGAAAAGACAGTCTCAGGATCCGTATAACGAAAAGTAA
- a CDS encoding bifunctional 3'-5' exonuclease/DNA polymerase — translation MTGSENMKLGSLFGKPRTLASSKKQVPVKESKLAVEMEKKKKPGQFDIVWPKVEPQQVKDYQAILTVSELKKYLERCIQTGKAGFDWETAASEEIRVHYKKAFEDIEKACATGAIDEKEAEKQRESLEKAYLKTPLDPWKGEICTVSLSAAAHESRVVPISHKVGQVFEPSMDRNGARKVVLDLIDEYLFKNENVLKIAVNLSFETKYAAKYGKYILGKVADPLIMWVRCLQIVAPQKINNSKKPTSGWGLKPATKEIFGVTMNDFSTLLKKCKVDFFDEIDASKGEGLLYSAEDADYAVQHYEYWSQIAAQIPRYAEWLQRIEMPFTRVIGLMEYWGMNWDPNLATQKKQEAEIMQEQAAERIKQIAKETFNVDINTGKSGKTNEVKSLMFDYLKIPVAKYGKTGASLDQEALIDMAFMLENKLNDIDEEKYLSISLPENWESIDPDKDPTLDKLERGAIRIAKREPHPYKEQALEVIDQLKKIQKYTTLLSSHIIGREKYLNFMSGRIHAGYSPFTETGRLNSFNPNGQNVPRPDNDEFKIRNFFVPKPGKILFFIDFSGFELRLMAWKSGDEVMTELFNTGGDMHRRTASVMTGKPEDEIVKKERTDAKAGNFGISYGGTEHALQFTFKTKYMIRKTLDECAQIVNAVKTAYKRIPEYQRKIVLEAREQGYVQTIYGYMRLLPGINSANRRDRGSAERQAANTPVQGSAADIMKKVQNEIYESIGKQEGVLAHGSADMIAQIHDEIIFEIDDDPEIVVAVEKQIKQVMEQPPVPGFPVPIEAEGSVGYRWGEKMSVESWLKQREE, via the coding sequence ATGACTGGAAGTGAAAATATGAAACTTGGAAGTTTATTCGGGAAACCAAGAACATTAGCGAGTAGTAAAAAACAGGTACCGGTAAAGGAATCAAAATTAGCGGTAGAAATGGAAAAAAAGAAGAAACCAGGGCAATTCGATATTGTTTGGCCAAAAGTAGAACCACAACAAGTGAAAGATTACCAAGCTATTCTTACAGTCTCAGAGTTAAAAAAATACCTTGAGCGTTGTATACAAACAGGTAAAGCAGGATTTGACTGGGAGACTGCAGCAAGTGAAGAAATTAGAGTGCATTATAAAAAGGCGTTTGAAGATATAGAAAAAGCATGTGCTACAGGTGCTATTGATGAGAAAGAAGCAGAAAAACAAAGAGAAAGTTTAGAAAAAGCATATTTAAAAACACCGTTAGATCCGTGGAAAGGCGAAATTTGTACCGTATCTTTATCAGCAGCGGCGCATGAATCAAGAGTTGTTCCAATATCACATAAAGTTGGCCAAGTATTTGAACCAAGTATGGATAGGAATGGAGCTAGAAAAGTTGTACTAGATTTAATCGATGAGTACTTATTCAAAAATGAAAATGTACTAAAGATTGCGGTTAACTTATCTTTTGAAACGAAATACGCAGCAAAGTACGGTAAGTATATTTTAGGAAAAGTAGCAGATCCATTGATCATGTGGGTGCGGTGTTTACAAATTGTAGCACCTCAAAAGATTAACAATTCGAAAAAGCCTACAAGCGGATGGGGGTTAAAGCCCGCTACGAAAGAGATTTTTGGTGTAACGATGAACGACTTTTCAACTCTTTTAAAGAAATGCAAAGTAGATTTCTTTGATGAAATTGATGCGAGTAAAGGCGAAGGACTACTTTACTCAGCTGAAGATGCGGATTACGCAGTGCAGCATTATGAATATTGGTCTCAAATTGCAGCTCAAATTCCGCGATATGCGGAATGGCTTCAAAGGATTGAAATGCCGTTCACACGTGTTATCGGTCTTATGGAATATTGGGGAATGAATTGGGATCCAAACCTTGCAACGCAAAAGAAACAAGAAGCGGAAATTATGCAAGAGCAAGCGGCTGAACGTATTAAACAAATCGCGAAAGAAACGTTCAATGTTGATATAAATACCGGTAAATCAGGTAAGACAAACGAAGTAAAAAGTTTAATGTTTGATTACTTAAAAATACCGGTAGCAAAGTATGGAAAAACAGGTGCGAGTCTTGATCAAGAGGCACTTATCGATATGGCATTTATGCTTGAGAATAAGTTAAACGATATCGATGAAGAAAAGTACCTCAGCATTTCGCTGCCTGAAAATTGGGAAAGTATTGATCCTGACAAGGACCCTACCTTAGATAAGTTAGAGCGTGGAGCGATTCGTATCGCAAAACGTGAACCACATCCTTATAAGGAACAAGCGTTGGAGGTTATCGATCAGCTGAAGAAAATCCAAAAATACACGACATTACTTTCTTCGCACATCATAGGACGTGAAAAGTACTTGAACTTTATGAGTGGACGGATTCATGCAGGGTACAGTCCATTCACAGAAACAGGACGCTTAAACAGCTTTAATCCGAACGGACAAAACGTACCGAGACCAGATAATGATGAGTTTAAGATAAGAAACTTTTTTGTACCTAAACCAGGAAAGATATTATTCTTCATTGACTTCTCAGGGTTCGAGCTCCGCTTAATGGCATGGAAATCAGGTGACGAGGTCATGACGGAGCTATTTAATACAGGCGGGGATATGCACCGTAGAACAGCGTCTGTAATGACTGGAAAACCTGAAGATGAAATTGTAAAGAAAGAACGTACGGATGCAAAGGCAGGAAACTTCGGAATCTCTTATGGCGGTACGGAACACGCTTTGCAGTTCACATTTAAAACAAAGTACATGATTCGTAAAACATTAGATGAATGTGCGCAGATTGTAAATGCTGTTAAAACAGCGTACAAACGCATACCAGAGTATCAGCGCAAGATTGTTTTAGAAGCACGGGAGCAAGGTTATGTGCAAACGATTTATGGATATATGAGATTGCTGCCAGGCATTAACAGCGCGAATAGAAGAGATCGCGGCTCAGCTGAAAGACAAGCAGCGAATACACCAGTGCAAGGTAGTGCGGCTGACATTATGAAGAAAGTACAAAATGAAATTTATGAATCTATTGGTAAACAAGAAGGTGTACTTGCTCATGGTAGTGCCGATATGATTGCACAAATTCACGATGAAATCATTTTTGAAATAGATGATGATCCGGAAATTGTAGTTGCAGTAGAAAAACAAATTAAACAAGTTATGGAGCAACCTCCAGTACCAGGATTTCCAGTTCCGATTGAGGCAGAAGGAAGTGTAGGTTATCGATGGGGCGAGAAAATGAGTGTTGAGTCCTGGCTTAAACAAAGGGAGGAATAG
- the terL gene encoding phage terminase large subunit: MAYIDGKWLARQERQERINLVAERAKKLQELYETGEATEYYMDTLLADIDELEKLKRVHRGEHDMLYFMYEYFSEEGNPGNPDNLIPAGVTMDDAAEFHQTLCELLDDITTGREKKKKVAWSVGRGHAKTAYLSNGYLCHQVVYRLKQYIVLISETSDVAGDFISWARDQLKYNEKLRQDFGILLHEQKSRNEVDNDKEFVTLTNTKVEAKGIGTQVRGLRHGSKRVQLYILDDLESKENTATVDLITKNKRWFKEELLPGLSRQEGACIYMGTIVCYDSLLHHVIKNRRDFVSRSFPAILKWSEREDLWQKWREIRQVDDPDSADRAREFYEQNKEEMLRGTKTLWPSHFPYIDLMEIREDDGTKAFNQEYLCNPTDEERQIFKPKYFTYCTEDDLKDKKLLYYGAVDFAMGKEKGDYSVVVTLAKNVETGTCYVIDIFMERVHPNTLLEKAVEYTLAYQYEALAVEAQQAQEWFADKVGEALQKKGYPSSTRLKQIKQRTRKALRIESLLPDIQSGKLRFMKHLRALLEQFEMYPMHPHDDGPDAVQMAFSIAYKRARRKAGTTGNSRY, from the coding sequence ATGGCATATATAGACGGTAAATGGTTAGCCCGTCAAGAACGTCAGGAACGTATTAATCTTGTAGCAGAAAGGGCGAAGAAATTACAGGAGCTGTACGAAACTGGTGAGGCTACAGAATATTACATGGATACACTACTTGCTGACATCGATGAGTTAGAAAAGTTAAAAAGGGTGCACCGTGGAGAACATGACATGCTGTACTTCATGTATGAGTATTTCTCTGAAGAAGGGAATCCAGGGAATCCAGATAACTTAATCCCTGCCGGAGTAACGATGGATGATGCTGCAGAGTTTCACCAAACGTTATGTGAGCTATTAGATGACATAACAACAGGTAGGGAGAAAAAGAAAAAAGTGGCCTGGAGTGTAGGACGTGGTCATGCAAAAACCGCTTATCTGAGTAACGGTTATTTGTGTCATCAAGTCGTGTATCGATTAAAGCAGTACATTGTTTTGATTTCTGAAACATCCGATGTAGCCGGTGACTTTATATCGTGGGCACGTGATCAGTTAAAGTATAACGAAAAATTACGTCAAGATTTCGGTATCTTACTTCACGAACAAAAGAGTCGAAATGAAGTGGATAATGATAAAGAATTTGTTACGTTAACGAACACGAAAGTCGAAGCAAAAGGGATCGGGACACAGGTACGTGGATTACGCCACGGGTCAAAAAGAGTTCAGCTTTACATTTTGGATGATTTGGAGAGTAAAGAAAATACCGCGACAGTTGATTTAATCACGAAAAATAAGCGTTGGTTCAAGGAAGAATTGCTTCCAGGTTTAAGTCGTCAAGAAGGTGCCTGTATTTATATGGGTACCATCGTATGTTATGACAGTTTATTGCATCACGTGATTAAAAACCGTCGTGATTTCGTATCGAGATCATTTCCGGCAATCCTAAAATGGTCAGAGCGAGAAGATTTATGGCAAAAGTGGCGTGAGATTCGTCAGGTAGATGATCCAGACTCAGCAGATCGTGCTCGTGAATTTTATGAGCAGAATAAAGAAGAAATGCTCCGTGGAACAAAAACTTTGTGGCCATCACATTTCCCTTACATCGATTTGATGGAAATTAGAGAGGATGACGGTACCAAAGCGTTTAACCAGGAGTATTTATGTAACCCGACTGATGAGGAAAGACAAATATTTAAACCTAAATATTTCACGTACTGTACTGAAGATGATTTAAAAGACAAAAAACTTTTGTATTACGGTGCGGTTGATTTCGCAATGGGAAAAGAAAAAGGTGACTACAGCGTAGTAGTTACACTTGCGAAAAACGTGGAAACAGGTACGTGCTATGTTATAGATATTTTTATGGAGCGTGTGCATCCAAATACATTGTTAGAAAAGGCTGTAGAATACACGCTGGCATATCAATACGAAGCACTTGCGGTAGAGGCGCAACAAGCCCAGGAATGGTTTGCGGATAAGGTTGGAGAGGCATTGCAGAAAAAAGGATATCCTTCATCGACTCGTTTAAAACAAATTAAGCAGCGTACACGAAAAGCACTACGTATTGAGTCGTTATTACCAGATATACAGAGCGGTAAATTACGTTTTATGAAACATTTACGTGCTTTATTGGAGCAATTTGAAATGTATCCGATGCACCCACACGATGACGGTCCGGATGCGGTTCAAATGGCTTTTTCTATCGCATATAAACGTGCAAGACGTAAAGCAGGCACTACAGGTAATTCAAGATATTGA
- a CDS encoding phBC6A51 family helix-turn-helix protein, whose protein sequence is MAKLDELKQKLTAKQIQAAYLLVENELMESNNEEKRTQDEMANELGINRTTLWEWRTKNQDFIAFKSEVADSFLAEKREQVYSKLMQLILGPQPSVKAMQLYMQRFGLLTDKKVIEGDLGNATRTNAEIEEQLQKLKKLTGE, encoded by the coding sequence ATGGCGAAGTTAGACGAGTTAAAACAAAAACTCACGGCTAAACAAATTCAAGCGGCGTACTTGCTTGTAGAAAACGAGTTAATGGAATCGAATAACGAGGAAAAAAGAACCCAAGACGAAATGGCGAACGAGCTTGGTATAAATCGGACAACGCTTTGGGAGTGGCGAACTAAGAACCAGGACTTCATCGCATTCAAGAGTGAAGTGGCAGATAGTTTTCTAGCAGAGAAGCGTGAGCAGGTATACAGCAAGTTAATGCAGTTAATTTTAGGGCCGCAACCGAGTGTAAAAGCTATGCAATTGTATATGCAGCGATTCGGTTTACTGACTGATAAGAAAGTAATCGAGGGTGATCTAGGAAATGCGACCCGTACAAATGCGGAAATCGAAGAACAGCTTCAGAAATTAAAAAAATTGACAGGCGAGTAA
- a CDS encoding AbrB/MazE/SpoVT family DNA-binding domain-containing protein translates to MKSTGIIRNIDPLGRIVVPMELRRTLGIQVKDPMEIFVDGESIILQKYNPNNSCQITGEVSEENIELAGGKLVLSPEGVDQVLAELEARLKG, encoded by the coding sequence ATGAAATCAACAGGTATCATTCGTAATATTGATCCATTAGGACGAATTGTAGTTCCAATGGAATTACGCCGTACATTAGGTATCCAGGTAAAGGATCCTATGGAGATTTTCGTAGATGGTGAATCTATTATTCTACAAAAATATAATCCTAATAACTCTTGCCAAATTACAGGCGAGGTTTCAGAAGAAAATATTGAACTAGCTGGCGGTAAACTCGTGCTAAGTCCTGAAGGGGTTGATCAGGTATTAGCGGAACTCGAAGCACGTTTGAAGGGGTGA
- a CDS encoding dUTP diphosphatase, with the protein MNIIHLFQLQKDLDNKIVEKRSLQNVPLFQEKKLSFRDELSELLHVWRGHKFWSENNKPITKGVRNKGQMMEEDKEYYNPLLDEFVDALHFALSIGLEREWNKYIDAFVVRNSKGNTKTEIIDVFNDLYENKLWTAAHYMTLMNDLAYLGAALGFSAIEIYNAYIEKNKINHDRQASGY; encoded by the coding sequence ATGAACATCATTCATTTATTCCAGCTTCAAAAAGACCTTGATAACAAGATTGTAGAAAAACGTAGTTTACAAAACGTGCCCTTGTTTCAAGAAAAGAAATTATCATTTCGTGACGAGTTAAGTGAGTTGCTTCATGTGTGGCGTGGTCATAAGTTTTGGAGTGAAAATAACAAGCCGATTACAAAAGGTGTACGAAACAAGGGTCAAATGATGGAAGAAGATAAGGAGTACTACAATCCGTTATTAGACGAATTTGTTGACGCACTTCACTTTGCTTTATCGATTGGATTAGAACGTGAATGGAATAAATATATCGATGCCTTTGTAGTGCGTAATAGCAAAGGAAATACAAAAACAGAAATTATCGATGTGTTTAACGATCTATATGAAAACAAATTATGGACTGCAGCACATTACATGACCTTGATGAATGACTTGGCTTACTTAGGTGCAGCGCTTGGATTTTCGGCTATTGAAATTTACAACGCATATATCGAAAAAAATAAAATCAATCATGATCGTCAGGCATCCGGATACTAA
- a CDS encoding BC1881 family protein, protein MKNIPTKNISEELETREGVTTVQVSPHEKIEVAGITVEGPAVILINKD, encoded by the coding sequence ATGAAGAATATACCTACAAAAAACATAAGTGAAGAACTGGAGACACGTGAAGGTGTCACAACAGTGCAAGTAAGTCCCCATGAAAAAATTGAAGTAGCCGGTATTACGGTTGAGGGTCCGGCTGTGATTCTTATTAATAAGGACTAG
- the gerPF gene encoding spore germination protein GerPF, translating into MPSVVGNLVVQNSNGAFNLGDFYNVSPKENTKSYNGSGASNVSFVVNTFNGVSATNTFDSDVADQDQVVSS; encoded by the coding sequence ATGCCTTCTGTCGTTGGAAATCTTGTCGTTCAAAACAGTAATGGTGCTTTCAATTTAGGGGATTTTTATAACGTATCTCCAAAAGAGAATACAAAATCTTATAATGGTTCAGGGGCATCAAATGTTTCTTTTGTTGTTAATACCTTTAACGGTGTTAGTGCAACGAATACATTTGATTCTGATGTTGCTGATCAAGATCAAGTTGTATCAAGTTAA
- a CDS encoding recombinase family protein: MKYGYARVSTIHQDLEAQIQTLEKESCSIIYSEKFTGTKADRPKFKELLSILESGDTLVVTKLDRFARSTVDAIQTVRELFEKGVKVHVLNMGLIEDTPTGRLVFNVMSAFAEFERDMIVERTQEGKAIAKQREDFREGRPNKYSKKQIEHALGLLANKHSYKQVEEMTGISKSTLIRAKKKKESEK, encoded by the coding sequence ATGAAGTACGGATATGCGAGGGTAAGTACGATTCACCAGGACTTAGAGGCACAGATTCAAACACTGGAGAAGGAAAGCTGTAGTATAATTTATTCAGAGAAGTTCACTGGTACAAAAGCTGATCGTCCTAAGTTTAAGGAACTACTTTCGATACTAGAGTCAGGTGACACACTGGTAGTTACAAAGCTGGATCGCTTTGCTCGTTCGACAGTCGATGCTATACAGACAGTAAGAGAACTGTTTGAAAAAGGTGTGAAGGTACATGTATTGAACATGGGACTAATAGAGGATACACCGACTGGGCGCTTAGTCTTCAATGTTATGAGCGCGTTTGCGGAGTTTGAACGTGACATGATTGTTGAGCGGACACAAGAAGGTAAAGCAATTGCTAAGCAGCGTGAAGACTTTAGGGAAGGTAGACCGAATAAGTACAGTAAGAAACAAATTGAACATGCGCTAGGCTTATTAGCTAATAAGCATTCATATAAGCAAGTAGAAGAAATGACTGGAATCAGTAAAAGTACACTAATACGAGCAAAAAAGAAAAAAGAGTCGGAAAAATAA
- a CDS encoding protein kinase domain-containing protein: MVNLTENVNIFLHNTLDDIIQQRGERNLNKYSGFYQKMPSPLKEIFSFYHAEFTELFDYLNSRLHTGYYTAHESRELFRDIHDIVKLQSYLINTEAAFDFCPYYKEIVEQCKSFLKTSGGSSIPPEFNEIKVIRMGQIFELQNGISITRANTTIPFQLKIIGEGSYAKVFKYKDTFYNCFFAVKKANSNLTEAEYQRFCTEFVEMRKLKSPYVLEVFKFDKENHQYIMEYADESLYTYISKRNNTLDFSKRINLIQQIFKAFTYIHSKNVLHRDISPSNILIKIYDGAEIIKVSDFGLIKLEESQLTNQFTEMKGAFNDPQLAFDGFSNYKIHHEIYALTRLIYFIFTGRTTMGAFTNEQFKAFFDKGTNPNREERYKDVREMQEAFKHFLSTLQQVKN; this comes from the coding sequence ATGGTCAATCTTACAGAAAATGTTAATATATTTCTACACAATACGCTTGACGACATTATTCAACAAAGAGGTGAACGAAACTTAAACAAATATAGCGGGTTTTATCAGAAGATGCCTTCTCCATTAAAAGAAATTTTTTCATTTTACCACGCTGAGTTTACTGAACTATTTGATTACTTAAACAGTAGACTACATACTGGATACTATACAGCGCATGAAAGTAGAGAACTTTTTAGAGATATCCATGATATAGTCAAACTCCAGTCCTATTTAATAAATACTGAAGCTGCTTTTGATTTTTGCCCTTATTACAAAGAAATAGTCGAACAGTGCAAATCATTTTTAAAAACAAGTGGTGGTAGTTCCATCCCCCCTGAATTCAATGAAATAAAGGTAATCAGAATGGGACAAATATTCGAATTACAAAACGGAATTTCCATAACAAGAGCAAATACTACAATCCCATTTCAGCTAAAAATAATAGGTGAAGGTTCTTATGCAAAAGTTTTTAAATATAAAGATACATTTTACAATTGTTTTTTCGCCGTAAAAAAAGCAAATAGTAATTTAACAGAGGCAGAGTATCAAAGATTTTGCACTGAATTTGTAGAAATGCGCAAACTAAAATCACCTTACGTTCTTGAAGTTTTTAAGTTTGATAAGGAGAACCATCAATATATAATGGAATATGCCGATGAATCTCTGTATACTTATATTTCAAAGAGAAACAATACACTAGATTTCTCCAAAAGAATCAATTTAATTCAGCAAATATTTAAAGCCTTTACATATATCCATAGTAAAAATGTTTTACATAGAGATATCAGCCCATCTAACATATTAATAAAGATTTATGATGGAGCAGAGATTATTAAAGTATCTGATTTTGGTTTGATAAAACTAGAAGAAAGTCAACTGACTAATCAATTTACGGAAATGAAAGGCGCTTTTAATGATCCACAACTGGCGTTTGATGGATTTTCTAACTATAAAATTCATCACGAGATATACGCATTAACAAGACTCATTTACTTTATATTTACAGGTCGAACAACAATGGGTGCTTTTACTAACGAGCAATTCAAAGCATTTTTTGACAAAGGCACTAATCCTAACAGAGAAGAAAGGTATAAAGATGTTAGAGAAATGCAAGAGGCTTTCAAACATTTCTTATCCACACTTCAACAAGTTAAGAACTAA